A part of Planococcus sp. MB-3u-03 genomic DNA contains:
- a CDS encoding class D sortase, protein MTIAAVAMITFGLWFSGTQAATFAKGYLLYKADSVAAEDFASKLQTTNAEVSLPEAEEAESIMDPVKEQEKGEEAAEEIAQLPKDIDYPSDPQIGDLMGELIIPKLGASLPIIHGTDEDELEQGVGHYSGSVLPGQSDNSVLSGHRDTVFRELGKVGKGDEFIVHTADGTFTYRVRQVRIVDEDDRTVIVPKPRATLTVSTCYPFDFVGYAPERYILVADLVSSS, encoded by the coding sequence ATGACCATTGCAGCAGTTGCCATGATCACTTTCGGCCTATGGTTCAGCGGCACACAAGCGGCAACTTTCGCGAAGGGCTATCTTCTATATAAAGCAGATTCAGTTGCTGCAGAGGATTTTGCGTCTAAGTTGCAAACGACTAACGCCGAGGTTTCTTTACCGGAAGCTGAAGAGGCCGAATCCATCATGGACCCAGTTAAAGAACAAGAAAAGGGAGAAGAAGCGGCAGAAGAAATAGCCCAACTCCCGAAAGACATTGACTACCCATCAGATCCACAAATCGGCGATTTAATGGGCGAACTGATCATTCCGAAACTGGGCGCAAGCTTGCCGATTATCCACGGCACTGATGAAGACGAACTGGAACAAGGCGTCGGCCATTATTCCGGCAGCGTATTGCCCGGCCAATCCGATAATTCGGTCTTGTCTGGGCATCGCGATACAGTATTCCGGGAACTTGGAAAAGTCGGCAAAGGCGATGAGTTCATCGTCCATACCGCCGATGGCACGTTCACTTACCGCGTCCGCCAAGTGCGCATCGTTGATGAAGACGACCGCACCGTCATCGTCCCGAAACCACGGGCCACTTTGACCGTCTCCACGTGCTATCCTTTCGATTTCGTCGGCTACGCGCCTGAGCGCTATATTCTTGTAGCTGACCTCGTCTCGAGCAGCTAA
- a CDS encoding processed acidic surface protein yields MKAALTLITSLLLALAIGTVPAFAISEDDRGFNRLLAEIGWEKADYIDYLDSKGWTLDDFYSSTDLGTPLTEDGIAQIMNTYELTRAELNSLLEEFGDLDAGVDVLDGDFIIFMEELEDSLDFYLDFEEQLTPITEANLALLLEDFGFTSNDELEEFLNLFDDSLADYEFIEDLESSIMFYQEEWLFDLDMEGVFAEFGVTEQELERLSQHFETLDYTNPEFEERLMELSERMMAIEEFSTVTELSAEQIAELLSIYDEFMEIFEMEAKYYFVKGDEKKEMSVQSLISLESTDGYDLLIELYNLEGDFLADILLTADMFGSDLIVDTGKELENSTPTVIPPPKQPADNTNQTVKGGKLPKTASDFAQNTAIGLGFIAFGALLYRRTRVKPAS; encoded by the coding sequence CGCTTATTGGCTGAAATCGGCTGGGAAAAAGCGGATTACATCGATTATCTAGACAGCAAGGGCTGGACGCTGGATGATTTTTATTCTTCTACCGATCTCGGCACACCGCTAACAGAAGACGGTATTGCACAAATTATGAATACATACGAATTGACACGTGCTGAATTGAACAGCCTGTTAGAAGAGTTCGGCGATTTGGATGCAGGTGTAGATGTATTGGATGGGGATTTCATTATTTTTATGGAAGAACTGGAAGATTCACTCGACTTCTATTTAGATTTCGAGGAACAGTTAACACCGATCACCGAAGCGAACTTGGCCTTGTTGCTTGAGGATTTTGGATTCACTTCAAACGATGAGCTCGAAGAATTCCTCAATTTGTTTGATGATTCACTCGCAGATTACGAGTTTATCGAAGACTTGGAGAGTTCTATTATGTTCTATCAGGAAGAGTGGCTTTTTGATCTGGACATGGAGGGTGTATTCGCTGAATTTGGTGTGACCGAACAAGAACTTGAGCGCCTCTCCCAACATTTTGAAACACTCGATTACACAAATCCGGAATTCGAAGAACGTTTGATGGAACTCAGCGAGCGCATGATGGCAATCGAGGAATTTTCCACCGTAACCGAATTATCCGCGGAGCAAATTGCAGAACTTCTATCGATTTACGACGAGTTCATGGAAATTTTTGAAATGGAAGCCAAGTATTATTTCGTCAAAGGCGATGAGAAAAAAGAGATGAGCGTTCAATCCCTTATTTCTTTAGAGTCGACAGATGGCTATGACCTGTTGATCGAGCTTTATAATCTAGAAGGTGATTTTTTGGCAGATATCCTGTTGACCGCTGATATGTTCGGGTCAGACCTCATCGTCGACACCGGAAAAGAATTGGAAAACAGCACGCCAACGGTTATCCCACCACCTAAACAACCAGCTGATAACACGAACCAAACCGTCAAAGGCGGAAAGCTGCCGAAAACTGCTAGTGATTTCGCACAAAATACGGCAATCGGCCTGGGCTTTATCGCATTCGGTGCTTTATTGTACAGACGTACACGGGTGAAACCTGCATCATGA